A region of Streptomyces sp. WMMC500 DNA encodes the following proteins:
- a CDS encoding glutamate decarboxylase, whose translation MPISEHALPRYRMPEKVSDPRAVHALIRDELALDGNAAQNLATFCTTWAEAEVHELMDECLGKNMVDKDEYPQTAEIENRCVHILADLWHSPHGETTMGCSTTGSSEAAMLGGLALKWRWRKRREAERKPADRPNLVCGPVQVCWEKFARYFDVELRQVPLEADATGLRPHQLRAYVDENTIGVVAILGVTYTCDYEPVKEIAAELDAIQADTGLDVPVHVDAASGGFVAPFLRPELEWDFRVPRVASINASGHKYGMAPLGVGWAIWRSADLLPEDLIFRVCYLGGDMPTFALNFSRPGGEVVAQYYNLLRLGREGYRRIYRAGAASAAWLGEQIAGMGPFTLLYDGRGALPAVSWTLTDPAGTGFTLYDLTEQLRLRGWQVPAYPLPPRRQETVIQRVLIRHGISHDKIELLAGDVRAALARLKDGTGTPAPHRPGFHH comes from the coding sequence ATGCCCATCAGCGAGCACGCCCTGCCCAGGTACCGGATGCCGGAGAAGGTCTCCGACCCGCGCGCCGTCCACGCCCTCATCCGCGACGAGCTGGCCCTCGACGGCAACGCCGCGCAGAACCTCGCGACGTTCTGCACCACCTGGGCCGAGGCCGAGGTGCACGAGCTGATGGACGAGTGCCTCGGCAAGAACATGGTCGACAAGGACGAGTACCCACAGACCGCCGAGATCGAGAACCGCTGCGTGCACATCCTCGCCGACCTGTGGCACTCCCCGCACGGCGAGACCACCATGGGCTGCTCGACCACCGGCTCCAGCGAGGCCGCGATGCTCGGCGGACTGGCGCTCAAGTGGCGCTGGCGCAAGCGCCGCGAGGCCGAGCGCAAGCCCGCCGACCGGCCGAACCTGGTGTGCGGCCCCGTGCAGGTGTGCTGGGAGAAGTTCGCCCGCTACTTCGACGTCGAGCTCCGCCAGGTGCCGCTGGAGGCGGACGCCACCGGGCTGCGCCCGCACCAGTTGCGCGCGTACGTCGACGAGAACACCATCGGCGTCGTCGCCATCCTCGGCGTCACGTACACCTGCGACTACGAGCCCGTCAAGGAGATCGCCGCCGAACTCGACGCGATCCAGGCCGACACCGGCCTGGACGTGCCGGTGCACGTGGACGCCGCCAGCGGCGGCTTCGTCGCCCCGTTCCTCCGCCCCGAGCTGGAGTGGGACTTCCGCGTGCCGCGGGTGGCGTCCATCAACGCCTCCGGCCACAAGTACGGCATGGCGCCCCTCGGCGTCGGCTGGGCCATCTGGCGCTCCGCCGACCTGCTGCCCGAGGACCTGATCTTCCGCGTCTGCTACCTCGGCGGCGACATGCCGACGTTCGCGCTCAACTTCTCGCGGCCCGGCGGCGAGGTCGTCGCGCAGTACTACAACCTCCTGCGACTCGGCCGCGAGGGCTACCGCCGCATCTACCGCGCGGGGGCCGCCAGCGCCGCGTGGCTGGGCGAACAGATCGCCGGCATGGGCCCGTTCACGCTGCTGTACGACGGGCGCGGCGCGCTGCCGGCGGTGTCGTGGACGCTGACGGACCCGGCGGGCACGGGCTTCACGCTGTACGACCTGACGGAGCAACTGCGGCTGCGCGGCTGGCAGGTGCCCGCGTACCCGCTGCCGCCGCGGCGGCAGGAGACCGTCATCCAGCGGGTGCTGATCAGGCACGGGATCAGTCACGACAAGATCGAGCTGCTGGCGGGGGACGTACGGGCGGCCCTGGCGCGGCTGAAGGACGGGACCGGCACGCCGGCGCCGCACCGGCCGGGCTTCCACCACTGA
- a CDS encoding DUF3533 domain-containing protein → MLLDSGDGLGGSGAADGGVPGGGDGGGAGGGSFRAEVRDAVTPRSALLVLGVLALGVLFIASYAGAFHAPKPRDVPFGVVAPAQTRAETVAGLDGLRGSPLSARAVASREAALRQIRDRELDGALVVDPRGSRDLLLVASGAGQSLADAVRDVVAAAERERGRDVRTVDVAPADPGDARGLSAFYLVVGWCVGGYLCAAVLAVSYGARPADQGRAVIRLAVLVLYAITLGVLGAVVIGPVLGALPGSVVGLAALGALVVCAAGATTFAFQAMLGVLGIGVTLLVIIIAGNPSAGGAYPYPLLPPFWREIGPALIPGAGTWTARSIAYFDGRSVAGPLLVLGVWAVGGAVLTLVFARVGPADTGRSPTMRSS, encoded by the coding sequence ATGCTTCTGGACAGCGGGGACGGCCTGGGTGGCAGCGGGGCGGCCGACGGCGGGGTGCCCGGAGGCGGTGACGGTGGCGGCGCGGGCGGGGGGAGTTTCCGGGCGGAGGTGAGGGACGCGGTGACGCCGCGTTCGGCGCTGCTGGTGCTCGGGGTGCTGGCGCTGGGGGTGTTGTTCATCGCGTCGTACGCGGGTGCCTTCCACGCGCCGAAGCCGCGGGACGTTCCGTTCGGGGTGGTCGCCCCGGCGCAGACGCGGGCGGAGACGGTCGCCGGGCTGGACGGGCTGCGGGGCTCGCCGCTGTCGGCGCGGGCGGTGGCGTCGCGGGAGGCGGCGCTGCGGCAGATCCGGGACCGGGAGCTGGACGGCGCGCTGGTCGTCGACCCGCGGGGGTCGAGGGACCTGCTGCTGGTCGCGAGCGGCGCGGGGCAGTCGCTGGCGGACGCGGTGCGGGATGTCGTGGCGGCGGCGGAGCGGGAGCGGGGCCGGGACGTACGGACGGTGGACGTGGCGCCGGCGGATCCGGGGGACGCGCGGGGGTTGTCGGCGTTCTACCTGGTCGTGGGCTGGTGCGTGGGCGGGTATCTGTGCGCGGCGGTCCTCGCCGTCAGCTACGGCGCCCGCCCCGCGGACCAGGGGCGTGCGGTGATCCGGCTGGCGGTGCTGGTGCTGTACGCGATCACGCTGGGGGTGCTGGGCGCGGTGGTGATCGGGCCGGTGCTGGGGGCGCTGCCGGGCAGCGTGGTGGGGCTGGCGGCGCTCGGGGCGCTGGTGGTGTGCGCGGCGGGGGCGACGACGTTCGCGTTCCAGGCGATGCTGGGCGTCCTCGGGATCGGGGTGACGTTGCTGGTGATCATCATCGCGGGCAACCCGAGCGCGGGCGGGGCGTATCCGTATCCGCTGCTGCCGCCGTTCTGGCGGGAGATCGGCCCGGCGCTGATCCCGGGCGCGGGGACGTGGACGGCGCGGTCGATCGCGTACTTCGACGGGCGGTCGGTGGCGGGTCCGCTGCTGGTGCTGGGGGTGTGGGCGGTGGGCGGGGCGGTGCTGACGCTGGTCTTCGCGCGCGTCGGCCCGGCGGACACCGGGCGCTCCCCCACGATGCGCTCGTCCTGA
- a CDS encoding ionic transporter y4hA, whose product MTVPTAARRLHWSAVVPPAAAVVLVFSWQRSLSGVLTGVVGFFLIAAVLAAVHHAEVVAERIGQPYGALVLAVAVTVIEVALIVTMMADGGAKASALARDTVFAALMITCNGIVGLSLLLVAMRRGEAFFSAEGTGTQLATVTTLAGLSLVLPKFTTSEPGPVFATGQLAFAALASIALYGMFVATQTVRHREKFLPVTPGGEVIDDLDDPAHRPSARTARRGLGLLLLALVCVVGLAKGVSPSIEDGLDSAGLPRSAVGAAIALLVLLPESIAAVREAGRDRVQTSLNLAYGSAIASIGLTIPAVAIASIWLAGPLKLGLGESQLVLLAMTVVVGTLTVTHGRATLQQGGVHLALFCAYLVLAVMP is encoded by the coding sequence ATGACCGTACCCACGGCCGCCCGGCGCCTCCACTGGTCGGCCGTGGTGCCGCCGGCCGCCGCCGTGGTGCTCGTGTTCTCCTGGCAGCGTTCGCTCTCCGGGGTGCTGACCGGCGTGGTCGGCTTCTTCCTGATCGCCGCGGTGCTCGCCGCGGTGCATCACGCGGAGGTGGTCGCGGAGCGGATCGGGCAGCCGTACGGGGCGCTGGTGCTGGCGGTGGCGGTGACGGTCATCGAGGTGGCGCTGATCGTCACGATGATGGCCGACGGCGGCGCCAAGGCGAGCGCGCTGGCCCGTGACACCGTCTTCGCCGCCCTGATGATCACCTGTAACGGGATCGTCGGTCTCAGTCTGCTGCTGGTGGCCATGCGCCGCGGGGAGGCGTTCTTCAGCGCGGAGGGTACGGGGACGCAGTTGGCGACGGTGACGACGCTGGCGGGGCTGAGTCTGGTGCTGCCGAAGTTCACCACGAGCGAGCCGGGCCCGGTGTTCGCGACCGGGCAGTTGGCGTTCGCCGCGCTGGCGTCGATCGCGCTGTACGGGATGTTCGTGGCGACGCAGACGGTGCGGCACCGGGAGAAGTTCCTGCCGGTGACGCCGGGCGGCGAGGTGATCGACGACCTGGACGACCCGGCGCACCGGCCGTCGGCGCGTACGGCCCGCAGGGGTCTGGGGCTGCTGCTGCTGGCGCTGGTGTGTGTGGTGGGGCTGGCGAAGGGGGTGTCGCCGTCGATCGAGGACGGGCTGGACTCGGCGGGGCTGCCGCGGTCGGCGGTGGGTGCGGCGATCGCGCTGCTGGTGCTGCTGCCGGAGTCGATCGCGGCGGTGCGGGAGGCCGGCCGGGACCGGGTGCAGACGAGCCTGAACCTGGCGTACGGGTCGGCGATCGCGAGCATCGGGCTGACGATCCCGGCGGTGGCGATCGCGTCGATCTGGCTGGCGGGGCCGCTGAAGCTGGGGCTGGGCGAGAGCCAGTTGGTGCTGCTGGCGATGACGGTGGTGGTGGGGACGCTGACGGTGACGCACGGGCGGGCGACGCTGCAGCAGGGCGGGGTGCATCTGGCGCTGTTCTGCGCGTATCTGGTGCTGGCGGTGATGCCGTGA
- a CDS encoding AraC family transcriptional regulator: MDSLAGLLDSPRARGAFMMRAILDPPWSVRIVDRAPLCVVALASGTAWVTYDDAEPVPVHEGELVILRGPDPYVFSDDPATEPQALIHPGGRCETPEGHSLAEEMGLGVRTWGRLGDGAAKMLIGSYENTGEIGARLLNALPRLVVLRRDTWDCPLLPLLEEEIVRDDPAQEVVLDRLLDLLTVAALRAWFARPEAQAPGWYRAQGDPVVGRALKLLHHSPAHPWTVAELAARAGVSRAALARRFAELVGEPPMTYLTGWRLALAADLLREPDATVGAVARRVGYGSPFALSTAFKRMHGVSPQEHRLAGPGA; encoded by the coding sequence ATGGACTCGCTCGCCGGACTCCTCGACAGCCCTCGCGCACGCGGCGCGTTCATGATGCGCGCGATCCTGGACCCGCCGTGGTCGGTGCGGATCGTGGACCGGGCGCCGTTGTGCGTCGTGGCGCTGGCGAGCGGCACGGCGTGGGTGACGTACGACGACGCGGAGCCGGTGCCGGTGCACGAGGGCGAGCTGGTGATCCTGCGCGGCCCCGACCCGTACGTCTTCTCCGACGACCCTGCGACCGAGCCGCAGGCGCTGATCCACCCGGGCGGGCGCTGCGAGACGCCGGAAGGACACAGCCTCGCCGAGGAGATGGGCCTGGGCGTACGGACCTGGGGGCGCCTCGGCGACGGCGCGGCGAAGATGCTCATCGGCTCGTACGAGAACACCGGCGAGATCGGCGCGCGGCTGCTGAACGCGCTGCCGCGGCTGGTGGTGCTGCGCCGGGACACGTGGGACTGCCCGCTGCTGCCGCTGCTGGAGGAGGAGATCGTGCGGGACGACCCGGCTCAGGAGGTGGTGCTGGACCGGCTGCTCGACCTGCTGACGGTGGCGGCGCTGCGGGCGTGGTTCGCGCGGCCGGAGGCGCAGGCGCCGGGCTGGTACCGGGCGCAGGGGGATCCGGTGGTGGGGCGGGCGCTGAAGTTGCTGCACCACAGCCCGGCGCATCCGTGGACGGTGGCGGAGCTGGCGGCGCGGGCGGGGGTGTCGCGGGCGGCGCTGGCGCGGCGGTTCGCGGAGTTGGTGGGGGAGCCGCCGATGACGTATCTGACGGGGTGGCGGCTGGCGTTGGCGGCGGATCTGCTGCGGGAGCCGGACGCGACGGTGGGTGCGGTGGCGCGGCGGGTGGGGTATGGGAGCCCGTTCGCGCTGAGCACGGCGTTCAAGCGGATGCACGGGGTGAGCCCGCAGGAGCACCGGCTGGCGGGGCCGGGGGCGTAG
- a CDS encoding NAD(P)H-binding protein: protein MTHHSASTEPHVHLVVGGTGKTGRRVAEQLTARGLAVRAVSRRGDVPFDWHDRTTWEPALRGVRAAYLTYAPDLADPAAAPAVRAFTETAVRAGVERLVLLSGRGEPECHPSEDAVRESGAQWTIVRCAWFMQNFDEDFLLDPVLAGELVLPAADVPEPFVDTRDIADVVVAALTEDGHSGTTYELSGPRLLTFGEAAAEIGKATGRDVRYVPVSPEQFREVAAGHLPPDLVELFADLFTRILDGRNAHLSDGVRQALGRAPRDFTDFVREAAERGAWNV from the coding sequence ATGACACACCACAGCGCATCCACCGAGCCACACGTCCACCTCGTCGTCGGCGGCACCGGCAAGACCGGCCGCCGCGTCGCGGAGCAGTTGACCGCCCGCGGCCTCGCCGTCCGCGCCGTCTCCCGCCGCGGCGACGTCCCCTTCGACTGGCACGACCGCACCACCTGGGAGCCCGCACTCCGCGGCGTCCGCGCCGCCTACCTCACCTACGCCCCCGACCTCGCCGACCCCGCCGCCGCCCCCGCCGTCCGCGCGTTCACCGAGACGGCCGTGCGCGCCGGCGTGGAGCGCCTCGTGCTGCTCTCCGGGCGCGGCGAGCCCGAATGCCACCCGAGCGAGGACGCCGTCCGGGAGTCCGGCGCGCAGTGGACGATCGTCCGCTGCGCCTGGTTCATGCAGAACTTCGACGAGGACTTCCTCCTCGACCCGGTGCTCGCCGGCGAACTCGTCCTGCCCGCCGCCGACGTCCCCGAGCCGTTCGTCGACACGCGCGACATCGCCGACGTCGTGGTCGCGGCCCTCACCGAGGACGGGCACAGTGGGACCACGTACGAGCTGAGCGGCCCCCGGCTGCTCACGTTCGGCGAGGCCGCGGCCGAGATCGGCAAGGCCACCGGCCGCGACGTGCGGTACGTGCCCGTCAGCCCCGAGCAGTTCCGCGAGGTCGCCGCCGGACACCTGCCGCCCGACCTCGTCGAGCTCTTCGCGGACCTGTTCACGCGCATCCTCGACGGGCGCAACGCCCACCTGTCCGACGGCGTGCGACAGGCCCTCGGGCGCGCGCCCCGCGACTTCACCGACTTCGTCCGCGAGGCGGCCGAGAGAGGAGCCTGGAATGTCTGA
- a CDS encoding DUF1772 domain-containing protein: protein MSDLRTAVLFAAALTTGLSAGLFYVWSYSVMPGLARASDRSFVETFQHMNRAMMNGWFALSFGGALVFLLLAGGLLLGASGDERSKALPWLIAALVLYVAMLVITFAINVPMNDDLDAAGAVDQIKDLAGVRERMEDRWVRWNNVRSVVTVLSFGCVTWALLQYGRATGKG from the coding sequence ATGTCTGACCTCCGCACGGCGGTGCTGTTCGCGGCCGCCCTCACCACGGGCCTGAGCGCAGGGCTGTTCTACGTCTGGTCGTACTCGGTGATGCCGGGCCTCGCCCGCGCGAGCGACCGCAGTTTCGTCGAGACCTTCCAGCACATGAACCGGGCCATGATGAACGGCTGGTTCGCCCTCAGCTTCGGCGGCGCGCTCGTCTTCCTGCTCCTGGCCGGCGGCCTGCTCCTCGGCGCTTCCGGCGACGAGAGGTCGAAGGCGCTGCCGTGGCTGATCGCCGCGCTCGTCCTGTACGTGGCCATGCTCGTCATCACCTTCGCGATCAACGTGCCGATGAACGACGACCTCGACGCGGCGGGCGCCGTCGACCAGATCAAGGACCTGGCGGGCGTGCGCGAGCGGATGGAAGACAGGTGGGTGCGCTGGAACAACGTCCGCTCGGTCGTCACGGTGCTCTCCTTCGGCTGCGTGACCTGGGCGCTGCTGCAGTACGGACGCGCCACCGGCAAGGGGTAG
- a CDS encoding PepSY domain-containing protein: protein MKRNIVIAAVASAALVTGGTVTAVAVSNGDGGADAAALPADVQMGGDDGRDDDGDDRDDRGGDDDSDDRGDDDGDDRADDRAEAEALAAAKVGVDDAVAAALQQRAGTVESAEFDGDDARGGAHTWEIDVLGDDGKWYEVKVDADSGEVVAERGDDDGRDDRGDDDSDDRGDDDTDDRGDDDTSDDRDDRGGDDDGDDRGGDDSGDDSDDRGDD, encoded by the coding sequence ATGAAGCGCAACATCGTCATCGCCGCCGTCGCCAGCGCAGCGCTCGTCACGGGTGGCACGGTGACCGCGGTCGCGGTCTCGAACGGCGACGGCGGGGCGGACGCCGCCGCGCTGCCGGCGGACGTGCAGATGGGCGGCGACGACGGCCGGGACGACGACGGCGACGACCGCGACGACCGCGGCGGCGACGACGACAGCGACGACCGCGGGGACGACGACGGCGACGACCGGGCCGACGACCGCGCCGAGGCCGAGGCGCTCGCCGCCGCGAAGGTGGGCGTCGACGACGCCGTCGCGGCTGCGCTGCAGCAGCGGGCCGGCACGGTGGAGTCGGCCGAGTTCGACGGGGACGACGCCCGCGGCGGGGCCCACACGTGGGAGATCGACGTCCTCGGCGACGACGGCAAGTGGTACGAGGTGAAGGTCGACGCCGACAGCGGTGAGGTGGTCGCGGAGCGCGGCGACGACGACGGCCGTGACGACCGCGGCGACGACGACTCCGACGACCGGGGTGACGACGACACGGACGACCGGGGTGACGACGACACGTCCGACGACCGCGACGACCGCGGTGGCGACGACGACGGCGACGACCGCGGCGGCGACGACTCCGGCGACGACTCCGACGACCGCGGCGACGACTGA
- a CDS encoding response regulator transcription factor, with translation MRLLIVEDERRLATSLARGLAAEGFAVDVVHDGVEGLHRATETDYDLIVLDIMLPGLNGYRVCAALRAAGDETPILMLTAKDGEYDEAEGLDTGADDYLTKPFSYVVLLARVRALLRRRGRTAAPVLRVGALAVDPAARRVHVGETEVTLTTKEFAVLEVLVQRAGEVVAKSEILDHAWDFAYDGDPNIVEVYVSALRRKLGARTIQTVRGAGYRLTDPDAGGGARA, from the coding sequence ATGCGACTGCTGATAGTCGAGGACGAACGACGCCTCGCCACCTCCCTCGCCCGCGGGCTCGCCGCCGAGGGCTTCGCCGTGGACGTCGTCCACGACGGCGTCGAAGGTCTGCACCGGGCCACCGAGACCGACTACGACCTCATCGTCCTCGACATCATGCTTCCCGGCCTGAACGGCTACCGCGTCTGCGCCGCCCTGCGCGCCGCCGGCGACGAGACCCCCATCCTCATGCTCACCGCCAAGGACGGCGAGTACGACGAGGCCGAGGGCCTCGACACCGGCGCCGACGACTACCTCACCAAGCCCTTCAGCTACGTCGTCCTCCTCGCCCGGGTACGCGCCCTCCTGCGCCGCCGGGGCCGCACCGCCGCTCCCGTCCTGCGCGTCGGCGCCCTCGCCGTCGACCCCGCGGCGCGCCGCGTCCACGTCGGCGAGACGGAGGTGACGCTGACGACCAAGGAGTTCGCGGTCCTCGAAGTGCTGGTGCAGCGCGCCGGCGAGGTCGTCGCCAAGTCGGAGATCCTCGACCACGCCTGGGACTTCGCGTACGACGGCGACCCCAACATCGTCGAGGTCTACGTCAGCGCCCTGCGCCGCAAACTCGGCGCCCGCACCATCCAGACCGTACGCGGCGCCGGCTACCGCCTCACCGACCCGGACGCCGGCGGCGGTGCCCGTGCGTAG
- a CDS encoding HAMP domain-containing sensor histidine kinase, with amino-acid sequence MRSPFSSVRAKAAVGATAVVAVALVAAGVAVLLVLRANLHDQAALQAEVDARRVAAELSNGAPLADIDLPDDEPMVVRDDREKILLASDDLTIINGAGGPAAAPPPETRAERTATPSPTPSGAGDSADSDDDGGDDDSGDDSGDDSGDDADDDSASASDDSNSDNSDNSDDSDDSDDSGDSGDDDQAPRRGEVEDTPDVKDGSAVLDGERADYTFAGLKTTSPDGRTYTVWAGHPLATEQNAVGTVGRAMLAGLVPLLAVVACVTWLVTRRALRPVEGIRGEMAAITASTDLSRRVPEPATRDEVARLARTTNETLTALEESVERQRRFVADASHELRSPIASLRTQLEVAAAHPELLDLDGAVADTVRLQHLAADLLLLARLDAGEEPLGKPVALGGLVREDVARRAGADGADGAGAGAEGRVAVVAGEVADATVAGSRSQLERVLGNLLDNAERHAAGGVDVRLRREGTWAVLEVADDGAGVPPADRERIFERFVRLDDARSRDDGGAGLGLAIVRNVVVRHGGSIEVGEAPEGGALFTVRLPLSGSTDND; translated from the coding sequence GTGCGTAGCCCGTTCTCCTCCGTACGCGCCAAGGCCGCGGTCGGCGCGACGGCCGTCGTCGCCGTGGCGCTCGTCGCGGCGGGCGTCGCCGTCCTGCTCGTACTCCGCGCCAACCTGCACGACCAGGCCGCCCTGCAGGCCGAGGTCGACGCCCGCCGCGTCGCGGCCGAGCTGAGCAACGGTGCGCCGCTCGCCGATATCGACCTCCCCGACGACGAACCCATGGTCGTACGCGACGACCGGGAGAAGATCCTGCTCGCCAGCGACGACCTGACCATCATCAACGGCGCCGGCGGCCCCGCCGCCGCACCCCCGCCGGAAACCCGCGCGGAGCGCACCGCGACCCCGAGCCCGACACCGAGCGGTGCGGGGGACTCCGCGGACTCCGATGACGACGGCGGCGACGACGATTCCGGCGACGACTCGGGCGACGACTCCGGCGATGACGCGGACGACGACTCCGCCTCCGCGTCCGACGACTCGAACTCCGACAACTCCGATAACTCCGACGACTCGGATGACTCGGATGACTCCGGGGACTCCGGGGACGACGACCAGGCGCCGCGCCGCGGCGAGGTCGAGGACACACCGGACGTCAAGGACGGCTCGGCCGTACTCGACGGCGAACGCGCCGACTACACCTTCGCCGGCCTCAAGACCACCTCCCCCGACGGCCGGACCTACACCGTCTGGGCCGGCCACCCCCTCGCCACCGAGCAGAACGCCGTCGGCACCGTCGGCCGCGCCATGCTCGCCGGCCTCGTGCCGCTGCTCGCCGTCGTGGCCTGTGTGACCTGGCTGGTCACGCGGCGTGCGCTGCGCCCGGTCGAGGGCATCCGGGGCGAGATGGCCGCGATCACCGCCTCCACGGACCTGTCCCGCCGGGTCCCGGAGCCCGCCACCCGCGACGAGGTCGCCCGGCTGGCCCGTACCACCAACGAGACGCTGACCGCGCTGGAGGAGTCCGTCGAACGCCAGCGCCGCTTCGTCGCCGACGCCTCCCACGAGCTGCGCAGCCCCATCGCCTCCCTGCGCACCCAGCTCGAAGTCGCCGCCGCCCACCCGGAACTCCTCGACCTGGACGGCGCGGTGGCGGACACCGTGCGGCTCCAGCACCTCGCCGCGGACCTGCTGCTGCTGGCCCGGCTGGACGCCGGGGAGGAGCCGCTCGGCAAGCCGGTCGCGCTGGGCGGGCTGGTGCGGGAGGACGTGGCGCGGCGGGCCGGTGCGGATGGTGCGGACGGCGCGGGGGCCGGTGCGGAGGGCCGGGTGGCGGTCGTGGCCGGGGAAGTGGCGGACGCGACGGTGGCCGGTTCGCGGAGCCAACTGGAGCGCGTCCTCGGCAACCTGCTGGACAACGCGGAACGGCACGCCGCCGGCGGGGTCGACGTCCGTCTGCGCCGCGAGGGCACGTGGGCGGTGCTGGAGGTCGCGGACGACGGCGCGGGGGTGCCGCCGGCGGACCGGGAGCGGATCTTCGAGCGGTTCGTACGCCTCGACGACGCGCGCAGCCGCGACGACGGCGGCGCGGGCCTGGGGCTGGCGATCGTCCGGAACGTGGTCGTACGCCACGGGGGCTCGATCGAGGTCGGTGAGGCGCCGGAGGGCGGGGCGCTGTTCACCGTGCGGCTGCCGCTGAGTGGATCGACAGACAACGACTGA
- a CDS encoding aminopeptidase P family protein translates to MTEEQPQTRTPEPAETPAGETAEGAEGAEGAGKQPVKQRKNGLYGGLSDELAENMKSGWADTERHDLQPVPQARYAADRRAAVSARFPGERLVVPAGNLKVRANDTEYPFRPSSDYAYLTGDQTEDGVLVLEPVTADDGTPGHEATAYLLPRSDRTNGEFWLSGQGELWVGRRNSLTENEKLLGLPVKDVRKLTEHLAEATGPVRLLRGYDAGVEKALHDKVTKERDEEFRVFLSEMRLIKDEFEIAELEYACESTARGFEDVVKVLDRAEATGERYIEGTFFLRARVEGNDVGYSSICAAGPHATTLHWVRNDGAVRSGDMLLLDAGVETRNLYTADVTRTLPVDGTYTPLQRRIYDAVYEAQEAGIAAVRPGAAYRDFHDAAQRVLAAKLIEWGLLQVEDVDKVLELGLQRRWTLHGTGHMLGIDVHDCAAARTEEYVGGTLRPGMCLTVEPGLYFQPDDLTVPEEYRGIGVRIEDDILVTEDGCRNLSAHLPRQADEVEAWMARLRG, encoded by the coding sequence GTGACCGAGGAGCAGCCGCAGACCCGGACGCCCGAGCCCGCGGAGACCCCGGCCGGGGAGACCGCGGAAGGCGCCGAGGGCGCGGAGGGCGCCGGGAAGCAGCCCGTCAAGCAGCGCAAGAACGGCCTGTACGGCGGCCTCTCGGACGAGCTCGCCGAGAACATGAAGTCCGGCTGGGCCGACACCGAACGCCACGACCTGCAGCCCGTCCCGCAGGCCCGGTACGCGGCCGACCGGCGCGCCGCGGTCTCCGCCCGCTTCCCCGGCGAACGGCTCGTCGTCCCCGCCGGCAACCTCAAGGTCCGGGCCAACGACACCGAATACCCCTTCCGGCCCTCCTCCGACTACGCCTACCTCACCGGCGACCAGACCGAGGACGGCGTGCTCGTCCTGGAGCCCGTCACCGCCGACGACGGCACACCGGGCCACGAGGCGACCGCCTACCTGCTGCCGCGCTCCGACCGCACCAACGGCGAGTTCTGGCTCTCCGGCCAGGGCGAACTGTGGGTCGGCCGGCGCAACAGCCTCACCGAGAACGAGAAGCTGCTCGGCCTGCCCGTCAAGGACGTGCGCAAACTGACCGAGCACCTCGCGGAGGCCACCGGCCCCGTACGGCTGCTGCGCGGCTACGACGCGGGCGTCGAGAAGGCGCTCCACGACAAGGTCACCAAGGAGCGGGACGAGGAGTTCCGCGTGTTCCTCTCCGAGATGCGGCTCATCAAGGACGAGTTCGAGATCGCGGAGCTGGAGTACGCGTGCGAGTCGACCGCGCGCGGCTTCGAGGACGTCGTGAAGGTCCTCGACCGGGCCGAGGCCACCGGCGAGCGCTACATCGAGGGCACGTTCTTCCTCCGCGCCCGCGTCGAGGGCAACGACGTCGGCTACAGCTCCATCTGCGCCGCGGGCCCGCACGCCACCACGCTGCACTGGGTACGCAACGACGGCGCCGTCCGCTCCGGCGACATGCTTCTGCTCGACGCGGGCGTCGAAACCCGCAACCTCTACACCGCGGACGTCACCCGCACCCTCCCCGTCGACGGCACGTACACGCCGCTGCAGCGGCGGATCTACGACGCCGTGTACGAGGCGCAGGAGGCGGGCATCGCGGCCGTCCGGCCGGGGGCGGCGTACCGCGACTTCCACGACGCGGCGCAGCGCGTGCTGGCGGCGAAGCTCATCGAGTGGGGGCTGCTCCAGGTCGAGGACGTGGACAAGGTGCTGGAGCTGGGGCTCCAGCGACGCTGGACCCTGCACGGCACGGGGCACATGCTCGGCATCGACGTCCACGACTGCGCCGCGGCCCGCACGGAGGAGTACGTGGGCGGCACGCTGCGGCCGGGGATGTGCCTGACGGTGGAGCCGGGCCTGTACTTCCAGCCCGACGACCTGACGGTGCCGGAGGAGTACCGGGGCATCGGGGTGCGGATCGAGGACGACATCCTGGTGACGGAGGACGGCTGCCGCAACCTGTCGGCCCACCTGCCGCGGCAGGCGGACGAGGTGGAAGCCTGGATGGCCCGCCTGCGGGGGTGA